The Augochlora pura isolate Apur16 chromosome 4, APUR_v2.2.1, whole genome shotgun sequence genome segment aataagaatgtttttctattttataatataaattctgaaataatcaCTTTATTCCTAATAAAGCGCGAAAAGTTCAGCATTTTCGCAAGTTAggatcaaaataaataacctTGTGGAAACAGCCTGAATGAGACCCTTCGAAATTAAGTTGTCAACGTAAGTGAGATAGGGTTGCCATTTCTCACGTCGAAGTGCTTGCGTTTCTTCGTCaacttcttcctcttcctctacCGCTTCCTCTTGCTCCCCTGCTAATTCATCTTCGATCTCCAGCTCGgtactatataattatcaaataataatttctagtcCATAAATATGGTACAATAAACAATGAGCTCCTTAGAAATTGTAACACCGCGATCTTTTACActttttgagatatttaaacaaaaacttatatttttatatttctattttctattatttctaatacaataaatatacaaatatagcttttttgttgattttatataaatatccacaaaaatgtaaaagttatcttgaatttataattatttacagcaCTGTAGGTGGCCTCTTTCAACTGAGACATCCcgtacatttaaaaaaaaaaaaacttaacgAAAcatcatatttgtatattgctatcttagaaataatagaatatagaaatataaaaatataatattgtgttaatttttcgtttatataACCGCGAAATTTACGTATAACGAGAGCTTAGATATCACATATctcaaaattacaaaaaaagcaaaacttttttattttaacatttattcgcgttgtcaaaaaaaaattaaaattcttaaagcTATGAAATTACTTTGTTCATAATCATATTAGGTCATTAAGTATGAAACACATAGATTTTGCAGTAAGATTCTAAAGTAAAGTTTGCATTTCATACCTAATGAATTAACACAAATACAACGCAGAGTATTGTTCTTGCATAtcaattaactttttaaaaaaagattacatttttaaaggTTCTAATCATTTCACCTTGGCGAATCTGGCACAAGTTCATCCAAAACCTCTGACGACTCCAACATTTGAACTGTTGTTTTGCCATGGAAGAAGATACAAATTTGAAGAACACATTGCTGAATTTGATATAAGGCGGACAACTCatgtattaaattgaaaaagtcgaatatatttgaaaaaacgATGACCTGAAATAATAGGGAAACCATTTGCTGCGAACAAATTTCAACGGTCTTACGCATGCAATTAGCGTAGAGATGGCTTTGTACCGAACTCAAAGATTGTATTAGTCGTTACATATCATACCATTGTCCCATACTAGATAAAAACAAATtgagaagaaaaaacaaatcgtatgaatttttttatataaaatttttgattattaCCTGATTTTAATAAGGCGCTATACCTAAGATGTCCACCTTAAATACGAGCTTTTAAAACATGCCGGAATTTCTATAAACAATTGTGCagagaaataaacatttcataaCAATGATACCATGATAGTTTACCATCGCTACCGTTTGTTTCATCCAGTTCATAATATGATTCTGGCATcaagttgaaaaataatttataattttcctccAAAATTCGAGCCAGTTCATCGGCAGTGTCTCCGATCTCCGTGAATCTCTCCTCAAATCTATCATCTTTGTCCgcgattaacaataaattctcgtCCCTCGCGTCTTTGCGATAAAGTACAGGCGTCATCGCCCACAGATACAGTCTGtccataatatttttcaaattgtcctGCGCTCGGAACAATCGGATGTGCAGCCTTTTTACCATTGCCAACAAATTGTCCACATACTCCCTAACCtctaaaatgtatttaattttcagacGTGCAATCTCGGGAATTTAGATTCTGGTAGATATAAAAAGATACAACGTGcaatagaaaagaaattaaatgtttgcatatttgaaaattataatgatacttgataaatatattcgagAGACAAATTAAATAGAGATAACTAAGAGACTGCGAGgaaccattaaaattatttatgtacattTCTACATGTCGCATTCTAAACAAACTgtggatttgatgcatttttggtaaaaataagtagacatgcagaataaataaattataataaataaaacatatagaATAGTAAAAAAGTTAGGaacatagaataatttaaaaacaatgaaTACACTCTTTGTACAAGTAACTAATTAAGACATTGCACTATTGGTTATAAATCACTAATACTTACATACCTGGAGAATTCCAGTCATAATTCTCTTGgccaaaattaattaagttgtCAATTTCTTCGACGTCTTCCTCTATTAATTGATATTCTACTGGAACCGATTCGGTCCGTATTCTATTGTACCTGGAAGACAATCAATTTGTAGCCAAACTATATTTACATACAAAGTAACGAATCAGCCAGAGTACATATTACAGTATCTACGCAGCAGTCgtatactaattaatttctcagatgtttaaattttcagatTTCAACCAAATGTAAAAGTCAAATTGGCTACTTATGATGTTTCCATGTAGAACTGAgtggaaaaatgaataattcaattattttgcttGATGCAAAATTACAACTACATAGTTTCATTACATAGCAACATTACATAGTTTCTGTTTcagaattagaaatataaattttaactttcgtttagaattatttcgtttcttgCGTTATTATATGTTAGACCAGAGGAAATTGCAGGATCAAGAATTTGCagcataaattctttttatgacAACGATTCAAAGTTAAATCATTCTAATCGAAAGTTTCAACTCGTATTATCCGCATGTATTTGCAAAAATCCGTTACTTcgttttcattgtttaaacAGTTAGTTAAACAAGCGTTTCGGTTCTCGATGCTTCATACGTTACAAATCCTACAAAGTTGCGCGTCGAGTAATCCGAAGGAACTGTTGCGTTAGAAGAGACTAGCGAATAGGAGCGTAACGCTTACCAATTTACAATCAAGTTGAGATCGTAAGTGCTCCTGAAATAGAACTCggaacgatcgaaaaaattgatCGCCTCTTCTGACAGATCAGTTCTCTTCATTATGATCATGTAGCGAATTTCCCTCAGCAAATTCGTTAATTCGATatcgaaattcaattccaAGAGCTTGTCCTCCCCAACTCTGAACAATGGTTTCGACAAATGAGTCTCAAGAATTTCCGGTACTGTTTCTGCCCACGCGTTAAAAATTTCCATCTCCTTCTCGACGATGAGCGACTTAcagaaatcaataaattaattacattaactaTTGAATATCTATTACTTCTTATGTtacatcaattattttatggaCGGCTTTAATATTGACGAATTACTACTGTAATAAAGTATTACGTAATAGCATAggcaattaaatttgttataactGAATTGCATTTATGCTAAATTGTATAGcttattttaactattaattGGTAGACTTTTATAAGATAATttacaagaaagaaaaaatgaataaagaatataaggtgcaatgtttattattgctagcttgcaaatttattaaagaatggAACCAAAAAATACATGGAAGActgaaattaaagagaaaatctTGATAGCACCATTTTTTTCAGTTATGATTTGCATTGTAaagaatcattttaatagCACTATCCAACGTTAGCTcttatggatttttatgcgttaATAAATGGAATTAGGCGTCTCGagattatgaatatattatctaCAGTGCAGACAATATAGATCTCCagatttgatattaattacttcGAGTTCTTGGTATTTGCTTTTGAGCTCGCTTTCCATTTTCGCCGTAATCAGAGGGTGGTCGCATAATTTCGCGAATTCGACCGGAAAACGGATTCTTTCAAGCAATTTCATTAACAGACACAGAGACCCAGCCACAGGAGGAAAGTATTGATTCACAGTTGCACGTAACGTTTGTTGATCTCCTTTAACGAAATTCTGATCGAACAAGATctacgaaacaaaaatatttcttttaacattcAGCAAAATAATCAGGAAGAACGTATTAATAACATCTAATCCTCATTTaatgtaaagaaattttttaaacattttcattatgtTCTAAACAAAACAAtcatttccaaattaattaatttctaaataaaacaatattgcaatataaaaatgtgtttacactacgttataatatatgcttttaattgaataagaagtatatttgttaaaatataaaattttaaatgttaacgatgttgcaaaatttgtttcatcctTGTCAGCCATTGTATAGGCagcttatataaattatacaaacttTAGACAATACtgcttcaatttattttcattctaatgAGATAATGTTCcctgttttaaatattttccattaacATAGTGATTTGCATATTTTCACAATGgaagataagaaaaatataaacatcaAATAGAAACGtatataaagatttatttcccAAAGAAGGAACgtactaaataataagaaaagaaagaaagaaaagaaaataagtaaTGTTTAGGGTCTAAACGAAACAGTGTACTACAATATAGAGTAACGTAAGgcactataatataataaaaaataatataataggatataatacaatataaataagattttcGTATTAGTCTTCACTTGGAGAGAGAATTAAAAACACAGAATGCGTGAGATGAGATAGGCATGTGcaagtaaaatgtaaattaaattaaaatttcattgttgcAGACATTGATGACAAAAATGAGAAGGCCAAATGCAAAACAGTGAAAACGTTcaaggaatttaaaaatactattctattattttcccGACTGCAGTTTACTTAGCTTGCAGTTAATGcgtggaaatttttatttttcatataatataaataatatacgagGTCTGTCCCAAAAGTATTCGATTCTGCTTGCATTTTGAAACATATCCATAACATCACCTACGAAGTAATAGTTCCCTTCTGATGCCATAATTTTCTTCCAGAAGTCGATTCACTTCTCGAAACAGTCTTGGAAGTCCTTTTCTTTCGTGGCCAGCAATTGTTGTGTCACGTTTAGTTTTATCGTTACAACCCCGTCGAACTTTTGGCCTTTCAACGGTCTTCTCAGTTTTGGGAATAACCAAAAATCACATGGTGCTAGTTCTGAAGAATGCCATGTATTGTTTTCGATACGTGCGATAAAGGTTTTGGCGAAGCTTGGTGCAAATTCATCGCTCGACCCGCTCCGTCATCGTACAATGTGTCTACTGCGTATTATTGTTGCCCGAATGGTTTCAGATTTCCGTTAACAGTCGGATGGTCGGATCGAGAGATGGAAGGTGGTGCCGAGTCTTAAGCTAAATTAGTGTATTTAAGACATTATGAAACACAATGTAAAAGGTTTTCTTTTCAGAAATGACCTGACATTTTCGACGAACTGGTAATCAGTATGGGTAGTCCCAAAGGACTCTTCTAAGCAGTATATACTTTTAAGACCTTCTAAGCAATCAGGTATTCTTGGGACAGATCTTGCATATTtccatgaattttaaattgatatctCTGATGATAAATATGTTCTTTTCTGATATACAGGGTCAGTTCCGTAACGTGATGACCTAGAAATTCACAACGTAGCTACTTGGACAACCAATGATTGTAAAGTAATAATCTAGGCTGCAATTTACACGTCCTATATcgtgaaattctttttatttttcctgcaATTATATTAACCGAAGTTGCATTCGATAAATTGCAAACTGTTCGCTATAGCTGTGTAATGATCCCCAGTTTTTGTCACTTATAATGAATGATAAATACGATGATACAGATAGACACGCATCAGTTCGCGTCTTGTGAAATTACATGTTATCGAGTTGTGCATGCAAGACGTGACATCACGGTTGGGATACACACTTTTTTACGTCACACGTACAGTGCGAAACCACGAGCAGTAATTCTTCGAATTCAGAGGAACTTGCAAAGAATGTTTCACACGCGACAATGCGCGTAATGATGCGACAATG includes the following:
- the LOC144468445 gene encoding dynein beta chain, ciliary-like — translated: MASEGNYYFILFDQNFVKGDQQTLRATVNQYFPPVAGSLCLLMKLLERIRFPVEFAKLCDHPLITAKMESELKSKYQELESLIVEKEMEIFNAWAETVPEILETHLSKPLFRVGEDKLLELNFDIELTNLLREIRYMIIMKRTDLSEEAINFFDRSEFYFRSTYDLNLIVNW